The following coding sequences are from one Thamnophis elegans isolate rThaEle1 chromosome 5, rThaEle1.pri, whole genome shotgun sequence window:
- the LOC116509211 gene encoding cytochrome c-type heme lyase, which yields MGLSASSPLTTIQTVSEQPQSEISQCPMHQKNVEASPMKSGDSSSEKQNPPAPAHQERAYEYVQCPAKSHTEENIDPRNMMPPPNQQPSPGQPFQLSTVREESTIPRANSEQKWVYPSEQMFWNAMLRKGWRWKDDDMNPEDMSNIIKIHNRNNEQTWKEILKWELLHLRDCPCGPTLVRFGGKAKEYSPRARIRSWMGYELPFDRHDWIVDRCGTQVRYVIDYYDGGNVDKNYQFTILDVRPAFDSLTAVWDRMKVAWWRWTS from the exons ATGGGTTTATCTGCATCCTCTCCGTTAACTACAATTCAGACTGTGTCAGAACAGCCTCAAAGTGAAATCTCACAATGTCCCATGCATCAGAAGAACGTGGAAG CCTCTCCAATGAAATCCGGTGACAGTTCCAGTGAGAAGCAGAATCCACCTGCCCCTGCACATCAAGAAAGAGCGTATGAATATGTACAATGCCCTGCTAAATCTCATACAGAAGAAAATATTGATCCTAGGAACATG atgCCACCTCCTAATCAACAACCATCCCCTGGGCAACCTTTTCAATTATCTACAGTAAGAGAAGAGTCAACTATTCCTAGAGCTAATTCAGAACAAAAATGGGTTTATCCCTCAGAACAAATGTTTTGGAATGCAATGCTCAGAAAAGG ATGGAGATGGAAAGATGATGACATGAACCCAGAAGATATGTCTAATATTATCAAAATTCATAACCGGAACAATGAACAGACTtggaaagaaattttaaaatgggAATTACTTCATCTTAG GGACTGTCCATGTGGACCAACACTTGTACGATTTGGAGGGAAAGCTAAGGAATATTCTCCAAGAGCTAGAATACGATCCTGGATGGg TTATGAACTTCCTTTTGATAGACACGATTGGATTGTTGACCGCTGTGGAACACAAGTCCGATATGTTATTGATTATTATGATGGAGGAAATGTAGATAAGAACTATCAGTTTACCATTTTGGATGTTCGTCCTGCTTTTGATTCCCTGACTGCTGTGTGGGACAGGATGAAGGTGGCTTGGTGGCGCTGGACTTCATAA